The following are encoded in a window of Episyrphus balteatus chromosome X, idEpiBalt1.1, whole genome shotgun sequence genomic DNA:
- the LOC129920715 gene encoding tRNA-dihydrouridine(20a/20b) synthase [NAD(P)+]-like, with protein MTEFQNITQLFQSYKEQNKYVNVAAPMVRYSKLEFRRLLRQNNVKLCFTPMIVANSFNHSQQARLSEFSTNKDDRPLIAQFASHNSLDMLAASELVSPYVDGVDLNCGCPQSWATAKGYGCALLRKPELVEDIVKTLRRNFPSSFSVSIKLRLLQGDIRSTIDLCRQLETCGATFLVIHGRTQWQKTSHPVDVTAMSEIKKSIQIPLIVNGNVKTTQDADELYQQTKADGVMAARGLLSNPSLFTGTTQTTIECLQQWLDIANAAGDDLSFQCLHHHLTFMWGKLMRRRRRVIFNNFSTKEQVFSFFDEHYGIRPREIDDWVSNMPCEYPDYIAAKYYAQKTTAIETYRDGREDGTFFKSFRQKVLDVEGSSMNGDAEDDRNDLFFQNGSIFDL; from the exons ATGaccgaattccaaaatataaCACAATTATTCCAAAGTTATaaggaacaaaacaaatatgtgAATGTAGCTGCTCCCATGGTACGCTACAGCaa GCTAGAGTTTAGGCGTCTTTTACGGCAAAACAATGTGAAACTTTGTTTCACACCAATGATAGTTGCAAACTCATTTAATCACAGCCAACAAGCACGTCTTAGTGAATTTTCTACAAATAAGG ATGATCGTCCACTCATAGCACAATTTGCATCCCATAATTCCTTAGATATGTTAGCGGCCAGTGAACTTGTCAGCCCTTATGTAGATGGTGTCGATTTGAATTGTGGCTGCCCGCAATCCTGGGCTACAGCAAAAGGCTACGGATGTGCTTTACTTCGAAAGCCAGAATTGGTGGAAGATATTGTAAAAACACTGCGTCGAAATTTTCCTTCATCGTTTAGTGTGTCTATTAAATTGCGATTACTACAGGGAGATATACGATCAACAATAGATCTGTGTCGTCAATTAGAGACATGTGGAGCTACGTTCCTTGTTATTCATGGAAGAACACAGTGGCAGAAAACCTCACATCCAGTTGATGTTACTGCCATgtccgaaataaaaaaatcaattcagaTTCCATTGATTGTGAATGGTAATGTGAAAACAACACAGGATGCCGACGAACTTTACCAACAAACGAAAGCTGATGGGGTTATGGCAGCGAGAGGGCTCTTATCTAATCCATCCCTCTTTACTGGTACGACACAAACAACAATCGAATGCTTACAACAGTGGTTGGACATTGCAAATGCAGCTGGCGATGATTTATCCTTTCAATGTTTGCATCATCATTTAACATTTATGTGGGGCAAGCTGATGCGTCGACGAAGACGCGTAATCTTTAATAATTTCTCAACCAAAGAACAAGTCTTTTCATTTTTCGATGAACATTATGGTATTCGCCCACGAGAGATTGACGATTGGGTTTCAAATATGCCATGTGAATATCCTGATTATATTGCTGCCAAATATTATGCACAAAAAACAACGGCAATCGAAACTTATCGAGATGGTAGAGAAGATggcacattttttaaaagtttcagACAAAAAGTACTCGATGTAGAGGGTAGTAGTATGAATGGAGATGCAGAAGATG